A genomic region of bacterium contains the following coding sequences:
- the infC gene encoding translation initiation factor IF-3, giving the protein MFQREKELRINGRIRINQVRLIDQDGKQLGVLPTIEAMKLAREAGLDLVEISPSASPPVCKILDYGKYKYEIKKKAQEAKKKQVVVKLKEVKMRPNTDEHDFQFKLRHIKRFLEEGDKAKITVVFKGREMAYQERGREVLSRVLEELKNVAKVEHSPSMEGKALYMVLAPQ; this is encoded by the coding sequence ATTTTCCAAAGAGAAAAAGAACTCAGGATCAACGGGCGCATCCGGATCAACCAAGTCCGTTTGATCGACCAGGACGGCAAACAGTTGGGCGTCTTGCCCACGATCGAGGCGATGAAGCTCGCAAGGGAGGCTGGTCTGGACCTCGTGGAGATCTCGCCTTCGGCGTCGCCGCCGGTCTGCAAGATCCTCGATTACGGAAAATACAAGTACGAGATCAAGAAGAAGGCCCAGGAAGCCAAGAAGAAACAGGTCGTGGTGAAGCTCAAGGAGGTCAAGATGCGTCCGAACACAGACGAGCACGACTTCCAGTTCAAGCTCCGGCACATCAAGCGTTTCCTGGAGGAGGGCGACAAGGCGAAGATCACCGTCGTCTTCAAAGGGCGCGAGATGGCCTATCAGGAGCGGGGCCGCGAGGTGTTGAGCCGCGTCTTGGAGGAGTTGAAGAACGTCGCCAAGGTCGAGCATTCACCGTCCATGGAGGGTAAGGCGCTCTACATGGTCTTAGCGCCGCAATGA